In the genome of Quercus robur chromosome 3, dhQueRobu3.1, whole genome shotgun sequence, one region contains:
- the LOC126716754 gene encoding anaphase-promoting complex subunit 11 isoform X1 yields MKVKLLPGLSNRVCSLYLLWHGVASWTWDAQDETCGICRMAFDGCCPDCKLPGDDCPLIWGACNHAFHLHCILKWVNSQTSQAHCPMCRREWQFKE; encoded by the exons ATGAAAGTCAAGCTCTTAC CCGGGCTTTCAAACAGAGTATGTTCTCTTTATCTCTt GTGGCATGGTGTTGCTTCATGGACTTGGGATGCCCAGGATGAAACATGTGGCATCTGTAGGATGGCATTTGATGGTTGTTGTCCTGATTGTAAGCTTCCTGGGGATGATTGCCCATTAA TTTGGGGTGCATGCAACCATGCGTTCCATCTTCATTGCATCTTGAAATGGGTGAATTCACAGACCTCGCAAGCACATTGCCCAATGTGCCGTAGGGAATGGCAGTtcaaagaatga
- the LOC126716754 gene encoding anaphase-promoting complex subunit 11 isoform X3 codes for MKVKLLRFQTEWHGVASWTWDAQDETCGICRMAFDGCCPDCKLPGDDCPLIWGACNHAFHLHCILKWVNSQTSQAHCPMCRREWQFKE; via the exons ATGAAAGTCAAGCTCTTACG CTTTCAAACAGA GTGGCATGGTGTTGCTTCATGGACTTGGGATGCCCAGGATGAAACATGTGGCATCTGTAGGATGGCATTTGATGGTTGTTGTCCTGATTGTAAGCTTCCTGGGGATGATTGCCCATTAA TTTGGGGTGCATGCAACCATGCGTTCCATCTTCATTGCATCTTGAAATGGGTGAATTCACAGACCTCGCAAGCACATTGCCCAATGTGCCGTAGGGAATGGCAGTtcaaagaatga
- the LOC126716754 gene encoding anaphase-promoting complex subunit 11 isoform X2 has translation MKVKLLLCSLYLLWHGVASWTWDAQDETCGICRMAFDGCCPDCKLPGDDCPLIWGACNHAFHLHCILKWVNSQTSQAHCPMCRREWQFKE, from the exons ATGAAAGTCAAGCTCTTAC TATGTTCTCTTTATCTCTt GTGGCATGGTGTTGCTTCATGGACTTGGGATGCCCAGGATGAAACATGTGGCATCTGTAGGATGGCATTTGATGGTTGTTGTCCTGATTGTAAGCTTCCTGGGGATGATTGCCCATTAA TTTGGGGTGCATGCAACCATGCGTTCCATCTTCATTGCATCTTGAAATGGGTGAATTCACAGACCTCGCAAGCACATTGCCCAATGTGCCGTAGGGAATGGCAGTtcaaagaatga
- the LOC126716752 gene encoding uncharacterized protein LOC126716752 — protein MFNCLYKTILNGEIHITSRSPTPIHKLDFLQNPSLSLKYYVSSTSSQQPFAVSYLINSLGFTPEAVLSASKYGHFETPETADAVVKFLKNHGFSQTQISNLVRRRSGLLKCNPEKTLLPKMEFFSSKGIPSPDLAKMFTGFPDLFRRSLEKQIIPSFDLFKSLLQSEDKTLQALQRHSGMLTDCLETNVVPNMNTLRESGMPESIIISILKNQPRAFRARPVLFREAVEEVKEMGFNPSTMKFAVAVHAVRSMSKSTWERKLNVYKKWGWTEDEVSMAFRSHPSCMTVSEEKLTRVMDFLVNKMGMESSLIKKHPGLFSLSLEKRLIPRDLVLQVLLSKGLVKKNFKMHAYFECPEKTFLQKFVMIHEDKASELLKLYKGSLDSSK, from the coding sequence ATGTTTAATTGTCTCTACAAAACCATTCTAAATGGTGAGATACACATTACTAGTAGATCTCCAACACCAATTCACAAACTGGATTTTCTTCAAAACCCATCTTTATCCTTGAAATACTATGTCTCCAGCACTTCAAGTCAGCAACCATTTGCTGTCTCTTACCTCATAAACTCACTTGGGTTCACACCAGAAGCTGTTTTATCAGCTTCCAAATATGGTCATTTCGAAACCCCAGAAACAGCAGATGCTGTGGTTAAGTTTTTGAAGAACCATGGGTTCTCTCAAACCCAGATCTCGAACCTTGTTAGAAGACGCTCAGGACTGCTCAAATGTAATCCTGAGAAAACCCTTTTGCCCAAAATGGAATTCTTTTCCTCTAAAGGGATTCCAAGTCCTGACCTTGCAAAAATGTTTACTGGGTTCCCTGATCTTTTTAGAAGAAGCTTAGAGAAACAAATTATACCTTCCTTTGATTTGTTTAAAAGCTTGCTTCAGTCTGAGGATAAGACTCTTCAAGCTTTACAACGACATTCGGGTATGTTAACAGATTGTCTTGAAACTAATGTGGTGCCCAATATGAATACATTGAGAGAGAGCGGAATGCCCGAGTCGATTATTATTTCTATACTTAAAAATCAGCCAAGAGCATTCAGGGCTCGTCCTGTTTTGTTTAGAGAGGCTGTGGAGGAAGTAAAAGAAATGGGATTTAATCCTTCGACGATGAAGTTTGCAGTGGCAGTACATGCTGTGCGGTCAATGAGCAAATCGACATGGGAAAGGAAACTCAATGTTTATAAGAAATGGGGTTGGACTGAGGACGAGGTTTCTATGGCATTTAGAAGCCATCCATCGTGTATGACGGTGTCTGAGGAAAAGCTTACGAGGGTAATGGATTTTCTCGTCAACAAGATGGGTATGGAGTCTTCCCTCATTAAGAAACACCCAGGACTTTTTTCTTTGAGCTTGGAAAAGAGATTGATTCCTAGGGATTTGGTTCTTCAAGTTTTGCTATCGAAAGGTTTGGTCAAGAAGAATTTTAAAATGCATGCGTATTTTGAGTGCCCTGAAAAGACATTTTTGCAGAAGTTTGTTATGATTCATGAGGACAAGGCTTCTGAGCTGTTGAAGCTATACAAGGGATCATTGgattcttcaaaatga
- the LOC126716749 gene encoding pentatricopeptide repeat-containing protein At3g24000, mitochondrial: MNKHIVILCTSKYTLYNAILHGKSCFGIPNKTSISTRFGSYATLAGFTDFEASEGEEEDCCGSSSCIIQDKDLLRRSQIRNSPTGLHVLDLIDRGSLEANRALYNNLLKKCTHFGKFKEGRAVHSHIVHSQFKDDLVIHNTILNMYAKCGALDDARKLFDEMPSKDMVTWTALISGYSQNDHAEDALVLFPQMLHFGLQPNQFTLSSLLKASGARPNDKHGRQVHAFCLKYGYDSNVYVGSSLVDMYARFNLINEARVVFDGLVSKNEVSWNALIAGHARKGEGEHALSMFQEMQRADFKPTHFTYSSVFSVCASTGSLEQGKWIHAHVIKSGGKLVSFVGNTLLYMYAKSGSIEDAKKVFDRLVKQELVSWNSMLTGYAQHGLGKESVQWFEEMLRIGIEPNHVTFLCVLSACSHAGLLDEGLYYFELMKKHMIEPRVSHYVTIVDLLGRAGLLDRALKFIREMPIEPTAAVWKALLGACRMHKNMELGAYAAEHVFELDPYDSGPHVLLSNIYASAGRWGDVAKVRRMMKDSGVKKEPACSWVEIENAVHLFVANDDAHPQREDIYRKWEEISGKIKEIGYVPDTSHVLLFVDQHEREVKLQYHSEKLALAFALLKTPPGSPIRIKKNIRVCGDCHSAIKFVSKLVDREIIVRDTNRFHHFHDGSCSCRDYW, from the coding sequence ATGAACAAGCATATAGTTATATTGTGTACTAGTAAATATACCTTGTACAATGCAATTTTACATGGTAAAAGCTGTTTTGGAATTCCAAACAAAACGTCAATATCTACGCGGTTTGGGTCATATGCAACTCTAGCTGGCTTCACTGATTTCGAGGCCtcagaaggagaagaagaagattgttgTGGCTCTAGTTCTTGCATCATACAAGACAAGGACCTTCTCCGCAGGAGCCAGATCCGTAATTCCCCTACGGGGCTTCATGTACTTGATTTAATCGATCGTGGATCATTGGAAGCCAATCGTGCTCTATACAATAATTTGCTAAAGAAATGCACCCATTTTGGGAAGTTTAAAGAAGGAAGAGCTGTGCACTCCCACATTGTACATTCCCAGTTCAAGGATGACCTCGTTATTCATAATACCATTCTCAACATGTATGCCAAGTGTGGTGCTTTGGATGATGCTCGTAAACTGTTTGACGAAATGCCTAGTAAAGACATGGTCACTTGGACTGCCTTGATTTCTGGCTATTCTCAGAATGATCATGCTGAGGATGCACTTGTTTTGTTTCCTCAGATGCTTCACTTTGGTTTGCAACCAAATCAATTCACTTTGTCTAGCTTGTTAAAGGCTTCTGGGGCCAGGCCTAATGATAAACATGGTCGACAAGTTCATGCCTTTTGTTTAAAGTATGGTTATGATTCCAATGTTTATGTGGGGAGTTCTCTTGTGGACATGTATGCTAGATTTAATCTAATAAATGAAGCCCGAGTAGTCTTTGATGGGTTGGTAAGCAAGAACGAGGTATCGTGGAATGCTTTGATTGCTGGGCATGCTAGGAAGGGTGAAGGAGAGCATGCTTTAAGTATGTTTCAGGAGATGCAGAGAGCAGATTTTAAACCAACTCATTTCACCTATTCGAGTGTGTTTAGCGTTTGTGCAAGCACTGGATCTCTAGAGCAAGGCAAATGGATTCATGCACATGTGATAAAATCAGGGGGTAAGCTTGTTTCTTTTGTAGGAAACACTCTTCTTTACATGTACGCAAAATCAGGAAGCATTGAGGATGCAAAAAAGGTGTTTGATAGATTGGTGAAACAAGAGTTGGTTTCTTGGAATTCAATGCTCACTGGATATGCACAACATGGGCTAGGGAAGGAAAGTGTGCAATGGTTTGAAGAAATGTTAAGGATAGGAATTGAACCTAATCACGTAACCTTCCTTTGTGTTCTTTCTGCTTGTAGCCATGCCGGGCTTTTAGATGAAggactatattattttgaattgatGAAGAAGCACATGATTGAACCACGTGTTTCACATTACGTGACAATTGTTGATCTTCTTGGTCGAGCTGGTCTTCTTGATCGAGCCTTGAAATTCATAAGAGAAATGCCTATTGAACCCACAGCAGCAGTTTGGAAAGCCTTACTTGGTGCTTGTAGGATGCATAAAAATATGGAGTTAGGTGCTTATGCTGCTGAACATGTTTTTGAGCTTGATCCATATGATTCAGGGCCCCATGTGTTGCTCTCTAATATCTATGCCTCTGCTGGAAGATGGGGTGATGTTGCGAAAGTGAGAAGGATGATGAAAGATAGTGGGGTGAAGAAGGAGCCTGCTTGTAGTTGGGTGGAGATTGAGAATGCAGTCCATTTGTTTGTGGCAAATGATGATGCCCACCCACAAAGAGAGGATATCTATAGGAAATGGGAAGAGATCAGTGGGAAGATCAAGGAGATTGGATATGTCCCAGACACTAGCCATGTGCTTTTGTTTGTGGATCAGCACGAGAGGGAAGTAAAGTTGCAGTACCATAGTGAGAAGCTTGCTCTAGCATTTGCCCTTCTCAAAACTCCTCCAGGCTCTCCTATAcgaatcaagaaaaatattagaGTTTGTGGTGATTGTCATTCAGCAATCAAGTTTGTGTCGAAGTTGGTGGACAGAGAAATCATTGTGAGAGATACCAATCGGTTCCATCATTTCCATGATGGTTCATGTTCTTGCAGGGACTACTGGTAG